TCTATTCCCTCAAAACTTTCTCCAAAACCCTAACATTTCGTCTAACGCCTTACTATCCAAGGCCTCTGCTCCCTCTCGTCGTTAGACCTCTTTCTGCCTCCGCCGTCCAAACTGCCGGCGCAGCCGCCACCTCCGCCACAGACGATAGTAAAGGTCAGCTTAGTGATGCTCGgaaactttatttatttatttatcatttatggtaaaAGTAATATTGTGGTGGTAATTGTAGTGGTGAAGCCTCAATGGAAAGCGGCAATAGATTTCAAGTGGATAAGGGATAATAAGGAGGCAGTTGCGGATAATATTGCGAATAGGAAATCCAGTGCTAATCTGGAGCTTGTGCTTGAGCTCTATGACAAGTTGCTCAATGTTCAGAAGGTCAATTTTCTATCTCAATTTCTTCACTCTTTTGGCTATAAAGTCTCAAGCTTTCAATTTCCATGTCTGTTATCACTGCTAATACTGTAGTTAACTTGAAAATGTAACAAGAGTCTACCTTTTAGCTAAAGAATTCTGAGCATTAGCTACTGCATCATTGTATGATCTTCGCAAGCACTTAACATTTACAGGAACACACACACATATTATAATGGAATTAGTGGAAAATGTTATTCTGAGCCAGCATCACAAATATTTCTCTCCTTTAAAACGTCAGCTAGTTCTGCAAAGACACAAAAAAGAGCAAAAATGGTGTATTAATGTGACATGGCAGGCTTCCACACTAACTAATGGTATTTTAGAAGAGAAAAAATGGTAAAATACTTTCATGAACATTACATTGTTAAAGACACTCTGAATCTACATATTTCCAGAGTAATGAATTGGTCAATTGGTTCTGCCTTATGCTTTATGCCTGAAAGCCTATGCAAAATTACAGCCAGAAAGTACACAATTGTACAGCACAACTAAGAAGCCACGCTTCAGCATTTTGACATCGGAACCTCACTTGGCTGAGAATTCTACTTAGAGTTATTCCCATGACCCATTAGTTAGTACACAAGTAGTAAACATCTCCACATGGAAAAGCTTCACAAACCAGATATAAGAGAGATTTAAGTGAATTGTTAGAAATCATACCTCCCCTTGATGCTCATCACCTTTAGAATGTTCACCTGTCAAAATTATCGCTAGTCAACATCTTTTCCAAATCGGTAAATCTTTTACATCTTTATGTTTAATTTGTTCTGGAAAAAGGATGAGCCGATAAATCCTATTTGTTGATGAAGATTCAAAAGGAGCACTCATTTTATTTATTCCCTCATCATATATCCCTTTAAGTCGAATCAATATATTGCATTCTAGTAATTAATTCATGGATCCAGGTAGCATAAGAGATGCTAATTTTAATTGCCAAAGCAACAGGTTCTCCCCTATTTTCCAAATGCAACAGCCATTTAAATCTAGATCATAATCGTCATTGAACCATAATGAAGGGAATTAACTTAGAAAAGATTGAAGCATCCTATTAGAAATACCTCCCTCTTAGGTCTGAGGTCCACAAAGTGAGATTATCCCTTAGGAGCTGCATGATAAGGGTGCTGTCCTTGTAGGATTTTTCATTATGGCTATCAAGCTCAGCAATAGCTTCATCAAATGCTTGCTTGGCCAAGTGGCATGCCCTGGTATGAGGTGGATATTTTTAGAAGATAAAAGAGGAAAATTAAATAAGTTATGGGAAGTATCCATAATTAAAGCAGATTAGAAGTTAAATCACTTAAAGAAAAAAGGTCAAAGTACTCAGATATGGTCCTGTCTATAGATATTTCTTCCTTTTGTCATCTTGGCCTCTCTTTTGCAAATGGTACCAAATTTGTGAAGTATAATTGATGCATGAAAAGAGCAGCTGAGTTTCTGCAAATTAGCATTGTCTTGATTACTGCAAAGTTTTTTAGTGCTTTGTGTTGCATCCTTAGACGCTAGAGCTTTGATTGAATCATAGAAGTAATACATTCACATGCTCGGATGAGTTCTATGGAGCTGGTTTCTTCTCAATTTTAGCTAATTGTTACTCACAGATAGCAGGAAGTGGAAAGGCTACGAGCTGAGAGAAATGTAGTTGCTAACAAGATGAAAGGAAAGCTGGAACCCTCAGAGCGCCAGAAGCTCATAGAAGAAGGTGGGTTTCTTATTCTATTTCTAACTGGAAGCTTTAGGTGGCAGGAATATTGATTGTGTATATTGTATTTTCTTCAGGAAAGAATTTGAAGGAAGCACTTGTGACTTTGGAAGAAGACTTGCTCAAACTTACAGATGAGCTGCAGCAAGAAGCACAATCGGTACCTAATATGACACATCCAGATGTTCCAGTTGGAGGGGAAGATTCTTCAACAGTCAGGAAAATGGTATTCTGGTTTGATATATGCAGACATATTGGTCTCGTATTGCTCTGCATTCTCCTCATTTATCTTCCTCATCTTTCATAGGTTGGTAAACCTGTAGAGTTAAGCTTTGCTGTTAAAGACCACGTCCAGCTGGGAAAAGAGCTAGATTTGTTTGATTTTGACGCTGCTGCTGAGGTATTCTTTCTGAACTAAGGTATTTAATTGATAACCCTAGAACTAACTTAGCAACTGTGGTGTATTATCGATAACTTTCGATTTTGTTTTTCAAAGAATCTGTCTCTTTCTCACCATGTTACCCTGGAATACTGAACCATGTTCTTGCAAATATCTTTCTTGCTACTCCTTTGTCTCATTTTATGCGGCACTTCTCCTTTTAAGTTTGTTCCAAAAAGATTgatacatttttttttttaaatttggaaactaTTTAGTCTTAACATCTCTATTTTACCCTTACTAACATTAAGTTTTGGGACCCTACTTGATATAAAAAGTTGATTGATAGTTATGAGAGAGAAGATAAAGAGAGGCGTGGAGCTCTTACCACCTCTTATTTGATTGTTAGTAGTAAGGGCAGTTTTGAAACTGTGCACATATTTTTTTTTGATGACCGAGAAATCCGTCTGGGGCCGATCCTTTGGACCAACCGCAGCCTtcgaaactcggtggataatggacccgcccctctacccttctccacttaaataccaggctttgCTTTGCATGGTGTGGGGGCTTGAACCTGTGACCTAAGACACAAATCCACCACCCTTTGCCACTTGAGCTAGGCCTTGGGGGCGATACTGTGCACATTTTTAGTTCATTTATCAAAAGGCTTCCTTTTTTTCTTGAACTCCGTGTAGGATCAAACTCCGTCACGTTATGGGACAGAGGGTGTATTAGTTTCCCACCTTGTGTCACAACTGTTGGCCTTAAAGCAGTCTATACTAAACTGGTAGTAGATTCTGTTTGCTGTTTGTACATATAGACTTCCTCTACTTCCTTTATTGTTAGATTACTCACTTTCAGAGATCGAAGGCACATGATTGTGTGTGTCTCTGAAGAGGAAAATTGGCCTGCTATCAGTTCTTACTTTCAGGAGATGGAGAGGTTAGTTTAGTGTGCATTCATGGATCAGTTAAATATATGTTTTTCAGGTCAGTGGGTCCAAATTCTATTACTTGAAGAATGAAGCAGTTATTCTAGAGATGGCTCTTGTAAACTGGGCAGTTTCAGAAGCCATGAAACGAGGCTTTACACCTCTGACTACCCCAGAGATCGTTCGGTCATCTGTGGTGGAAAAATGTGGATTTCAACCCCGTGGAGCAAACACTCAGGTTTGTCTTTCTTTACTGATGCTATTTTGTTGACTTTGATTATGATCCTTGATATATCATTTTTATCTTCCTTAGTTCTGTTTGTTAACTTTGCCATTTTGTCGGAGGGATAGGTGTTATCACTGTGTTTGAGAATCAGACATAACCATAGTGAGCCATATAACTATCCTATCTTCCAGTATTTCTTCTGAACTGATTTTTGATGGTAGTGTCGATTCTGGTAATGTCGATTCTTATTACCACACCGTGCCTCTGAGATTACTCATACTGTCTAGGTTCTATTTAATGACTAAACTGACAACAGTATCAACTTATTTTAGAAGAGCTGTCAACAATGTCATGCCAAGTCTAGGAATACCAATGCAATCTTGGTTTCTTACTAAAACTGAAGAGTTCAATGACCTTAAAGAAAATATTGTTTTCGAATATAGAGACTTCTTTTCCCCCATACTCTGGGTTTAATTTGATATGCAGATGTATTAATTGAATTCAAAGCTAGCTCTTTAGGTGAATCATTTTTGTTGTATTGATGAATATAAATCACTGCTCTTGCCTTAACTTGAGCTAGCTTTGAATTCAATTAATACATCTGCATATAAAGTATGCATGTTTTAGCTTTTCTTGTTCCTTCTTGATTATGTTTATCGTTGTTTTCCCTAGGTTTTCCGGTTATTTTCCCCACTTTTTTTGTTTTGTCGGAAGGGGAGGGGGCTATCTGTCTCAGCTAAATTGGTTTAGGCTGATCAGCGATATTTTTACCACACCACTGGCAGGTTTACTCCATTGAAAATAGTGACCAGTGCCTGATTGGAACCGCTGAGATTCCAGTAGGTGGAATACACATGGATTCCATTCTTTCCGAGTCTTCATTGCCATTGAAATATGTGGCTTTCTCACACTGCTTTCGGACTGAGGCTGGTGCTGCAGGCGCTGCAACAAGGTCAGTCACTCTGGacttctttcattcttttatttttctctcttattctttttaATCTTCTGTTGTTCAGCAACTAATATATGATGGCTATTGTAGATAATATTTTAGACTATATCactgataaaaaaataaaaatatattaaacttTTGCATGAGCCCACTTAAAATGCATTTTTTATTTAAGTGTTTGGGTTTTGTGGCCGTTTGTGCCTCTAGCTCCTAGTTTCATCACTGATTAGGCGCTGCAACAAGGTCAGTCACTCTGGacttctttcattcttttatttttctctcttattctttttaATCTTCTGTTGTTCAGCAACTAATATATGATGGCTATTGTAGATAATATTTTAGACTATATCactgataaaaaaataaaaatatattaaacttTTGCATGAGCCCACTTAAAATGCATTTTTTATTTAAGTGTTTGGGTTTTGTGGCCGTTTGTGCCTCTAGCTCCTAGTTTCATCACTGATTGCCCATAAAAGATTGCTGATCTTTTGAAAATATTATAATATGTGCAGGCACATTCATGCATATATTTCTTACATTGCATTGAGTAATTAATCCAAAATATTTTGGTGGCAGGGGACTTTATCGAGTTCACCAGTTCAGCAAGGTGGAAATGTTCATACTGTGCCGACCAGATGAGAGTGATTCATACCATGAAGAACTCATTGAGATCGAAGAAGACCTCTTCTCGTCACTAGGATTTCATTTCAAGTGCGAATCATTATTCCAAATCCACTAACAATTATGCATGTTTAGATGACTTTTTGTTTGTGCACCCAATATACACTTGCCTTTCTTCTCCATTTGTTTTGAAAACCAAATCATACTATGTGCAGGACATTGGACATGGCAACCCAGGATCTAGGTGCACCAGCTTATCGTAAGTTTGATGTGGAGGCATGGATGCCAGGGTTGGGCCGTTATGGTGAGGTAAGCAATGACACCAAGtctattactatttttttcaCATGGAACTGAAAACCGGACACTGACCATTGTTTCTACAAACCTTGGGTATTTTGGATAAACTGATTTTAGATAGCTGATAAGCTtgaagtgctgaaactgattttttaaataagcatttacgtgtttggatacatGTGCTGAAACTAATAATAAGTAATTGATGTGTTTGGTAGAAAAGTGCTGATAAACTGTTATTttgttaaaatgataaaaatatccttaaaaactttacaaaagattataaattaaaaagtttctttgtaaagaaaaagatgaacaacgaatatggaatgaagggaaagttagaaaatttattttgggaaaaatattttgtgaattaaaaaatattattaaggataaactagtaaaagttTTGGTCAAATTAAAactgcttataagctaaaaagcCATAAGCtgggggtgaccaacttatgactgattttagcttataagcactttggaTATTTACCAAATGCCCAAATAAGCCAAAATGTGTTTATAagctagtttgaccagcttataagcttagtcAAACACCCTCAAAGTATATAATTGTTTGAAAGAGCTGAAGGGTCCGAACGAAACTAGAACAAATGAATCACTGCTCTTGCCTTAACTTGATTCTAACAATATTCTTCTAACAATATTCTAATCTGTTATGTTCTTTATTTAACAGATATCAAGTGCATCAAATTGTACAGATT
This region of Nicotiana tomentosiformis chromosome 4, ASM39032v3, whole genome shotgun sequence genomic DNA includes:
- the LOC104115044 gene encoding serine--tRNA ligase, chloroplastic/mitochondrial isoform X1, translating into MVLLHCCRSATSFYSLKTFSKTLTFRLTPYYPRPLLPLVVRPLSASAVQTAGAAATSATDDSKVVKPQWKAAIDFKWIRDNKEAVADNIANRKSSANLELVLELYDKLLNVQKEVERLRAERNVVANKMKGKLEPSERQKLIEEGKNLKEALVTLEEDLLKLTDELQQEAQSVPNMTHPDVPVGGEDSSTVRKMVGKPVELSFAVKDHVQLGKELDLFDFDAAAEVSGSKFYYLKNEAVILEMALVNWAVSEAMKRGFTPLTTPEIVRSSVVEKCGFQPRGANTQVYSIENSDQCLIGTAEIPVGGIHMDSILSESSLPLKYVAFSHCFRTEAGAAGAATRGLYRVHQFSKVEMFILCRPDESDSYHEELIEIEEDLFSSLGFHFKTLDMATQDLGAPAYRKFDVEAWMPGLGRYGEISSASNCTDYQSRRLGIRYRPEPSASSSPKKGKNSAPTQFVHTLNATACAVPRMIVCLLENFQQEDGSVIIPEPLRPFMGGLHIIKPKHIQN
- the LOC104115044 gene encoding serine--tRNA ligase, chloroplastic/mitochondrial isoform X2, translated to MKGKLEPSERQKLIEEGKNLKEALVTLEEDLLKLTDELQQEAQSVPNMTHPDVPVGGEDSSTVRKMVGKPVELSFAVKDHVQLGKELDLFDFDAAAEVSGSKFYYLKNEAVILEMALVNWAVSEAMKRGFTPLTTPEIVRSSVVEKCGFQPRGANTQVYSIENSDQCLIGTAEIPVGGIHMDSILSESSLPLKYVAFSHCFRTEAGAAGAATRGLYRVHQFSKVEMFILCRPDESDSYHEELIEIEEDLFSSLGFHFKTLDMATQDLGAPAYRKFDVEAWMPGLGRYGEISSASNCTDYQSRRLGIRYRPEPSASSSPKKGKNSAPTQFVHTLNATACAVPRMIVCLLENFQQEDGSVIIPEPLRPFMGGLHIIKPKHIQN